In Vicugna pacos chromosome 1, VicPac4, whole genome shotgun sequence, a single window of DNA contains:
- the KCNJ15 gene encoding ATP-sensitive inward rectifier potassium channel 15: protein MEAINVGMSSPPLVKPTMGAGLKTSRPRVMSKSGHSNVRIDKVDGIYLLYLQDLWTTVIDMKWRYKLTLFAATFVMTWFLFGVIYYAIAFIHGDLEPSGHSSNHTPCIMKVDSLTGAFLFSLESQTTIGYGVRSITEECPHAIFLLVAQLVITTLIEIFITGTFLAKIARPKKRAETIKFSHCAVITKHNGKLCLVIQVANMRKSLLIQCQLSGKLLQTHVTKEGERILLNQATVKFHVDSSSESPFLILPMTFYHVLDETSPLRDLTPQNLKEKEFELVVLLNATVESTSAVCQSRTSYIPEEIYWGFEFVPVVSLSKNGKYVADFSQFEQIRKSSNCISYCADSEKQKLEEKYRQEDQRERELRTLLLQQSNV, encoded by the coding sequence ATGGAAGCCATAAATGTTGGCATGTCCAGTCCTCCCCTGGTGAAGCCCACGATGGGAGCTGGCCTCAAGACCAGCAGACCCCGAGTCATGTCCAAGAGTGGACACAGCAACGTGCGAATTGACAAAGTGGATGGCATATACTTGCTCTACCTCCAAGACCTGTGGACCACTGTCATTGACATGAAGTGGAGATACAAGCTCACCCTGTTTGCTGCCACGTTCGTGATGACCTGGTTCCTTTTTGGAGTGATCTACTATGCCATCGCCTTCATTCATGGGGACCTAGAGCCCAGTGGGCACTCTTCAAACCACACCCCCTGCATCATGAAAGTGGACTCCCTCACGGGGGCGTTCCTCTTTTCCCTGGAATCCCAGACGACCATCGGCTACGGCGTCCGCTCCATCACAGAGGAATGCCCTCACGCCATCTTCCTGCTGGTGGCTCAGCTGGTCATCACGACCTTGATTGAGATCTTCATCACGGGAACCTTCCTGGCCAAAATCGCGAGACCCAAGAAGCGGGCGGAGACCATCAAGTTCAGCCACTGTGCTGTCATCACCAAGCACAATGGGAAGCTGTGCTTGGTGATCCAGGTGGCCAACATGAGGAAGAGCCTCCTGATTCAGTGCCAGCTCTCGGGCAAGCTCCTGCAGACCCACGTCACCAAGGAGGGCGAGCGGATCCTCCTCAACCAGGCCACTGTCAAATTCCATGTGGACTCCTCTTCCGAGAGCCCCTTCCTCATCTTGCCCATGACCTTCTACCATGTGCTGGATGAGACCAGCCCCCTGAGGGACCTCACCCCCCAGAACCTCAAGGAGAAGGAGTTTGAGCTCGTGGTCCTCCTCAACGCCACCGTGGAGTCCACCAGCGCCGTCTGCCAGAGCCGCACGTCTTACATCCCGGAGGAGATCTACTGGGGCTTTGAGTTTGTGCCTGTGGTTTCTCTCTCCAAAAACGGCAAGTACGTGGCTGACTTCAGTCAGTTTGAACAGATCCGTAAGAGCTCAAATTGCATCTCTTACTGTGCAGATTCTGAGAAGCAGAAACTTGAGGAGAAGTACAGGCAGGAAGATCAGAGGGAACGGGAACTAAGGACTCTTTTGCTGCAGCAGAGCAACGTCTGA